In the genome of Mauremys mutica isolate MM-2020 ecotype Southern chromosome 8, ASM2049712v1, whole genome shotgun sequence, one region contains:
- the LOC123375862 gene encoding 2-5A-dependent ribonuclease-like isoform X4, whose translation MEATGNRQPAAPNGCRNGTAAATASQLHDAIKKGSVKTVRQLLEEGVDVNSKVEGGWTPLHSAVQAEQEEIVNLLLEQGADPHARKDNGATPFIIAGIVGNVNLLELFLSKGSEINEKDNNGFTAFMEAAWYGKEKALKFLYENFSDEKEMDVNLGRMVSAQQRQVYKGGETALMDAARNGHLSAVKTLVKEMRASVHACDNFGRNALIHALRLPLKKNTILRQNKNIEPIVSFLLDCGADVTGRDENGKTSLILAAERQSQDLVELLLKTGKVDINAMGNDGKTALKIAVEHDHEEIAKLLCENGVRADSTDIFAAKENYNNEMVALLLKYGATATNNQPPKEWAPTSKRWGEQLWCLHSINSPQIGKLNIIFDEYYRIESTSEGGIYLGFHAGKEVAVKRFLLGSDKAERESMCLSHCHSNRHMVKLFGTETHGNCQLFCLSLCESNLEDHLSKSAQAVNNRDILKTLLEAVRDLHSLELGHGDLHPRNILIDADDKVLLADFDKSSSFAEGQRELIIKEDLEALGRLVLYVVTRGEVPFDRPDGEDVAARCPTDLQGHLEIEDLIRSLVSPHGGNSVQLGDLLHHPFFWTHESRFEFLVDVGNNPDIEKYNAGSQIVKALNCNKATTEKHFYQWTKKIDQAVLENMKKKRHYKDTVTDLLRFIRNVGAHYGAKPQWFKEIIQNPSQYFVDRFPDLTFYVYEHLCRVDRAFLKKVLHHILKGYNPS comes from the exons ATGGAGGCCACAGGCAACCGCCAGCCGGCAGCACCAAACGGCTGCAGAAATGgaacagcagcagccacagcatcTCAGTTACATGATGCTATCAAAAAAGGTTCAGTAAAGACAGTCCGGCAGCTGTTGGAGGAAGGTGTAGATGTCAATTCCAAGGTAGAAGGTGGTTGGACACCTCTGCACAGCGCTGTACAGGCTGAACAGGAGGAGATCGTTAACCTTCTGCTGGAGCAGGGTGCTGATCCACATGCCAGAAAGGACAATGGTGCCACCCCCTTTATTATAGCAGGCATAGTGGGGAATGTGAACCTTTTGGAGCTCTTCCTTTCTAAGGGGTCAGAAATAAATGAGAAGGATAACAACGGCTTCACAGCCTTTATGGaggctgcttggtatgggaaggAGAAGGCCTTGAAATTCTTGTATGAGAATTTCTCAGATGAGAAAGAGATGGATGTGAATTTGGGCCGGATGGTCAGTGCACAACAAAGACAAGTGTACAAAGGCGGAGAAACAGCCCTGATGGATGCTGCCAGGAATGGCCACCTCTCAGCTGTGAAAACCCTTGTGAAAGAGATGAGAGCCAGCGTGCATGCCTGTGATAACTTTGGCAGGAACGCTTTGATCCATGCATTACGGCTGCCTCTGAAGAAGAACACCATACTTAGACAAAACAAGAATATAGAGCCGATAGTCTCCTTTCTGCTGGACTGTGGCGCTGATGTTACTGGAAGAGATGAAAATGGGAAGACTTCGCTCATCCTGGCAGCAGAGAGGCAAAGTCAGGATTTGGTGGAATTGTTACTGAAGACAGGCAAAGTTGACATTAACGCCATGGGCAATGATGGCAAAACAGCGCTGAAGATAGCTGTGGAGCACGACCATGAGGAAATAGCCAAGCTGTTATGTGAGAACGGAGTCAGGGCTGATAGTACTGACATTTTTGCGGCCAAAGAGAACTACAACAATGAAATGGTGGCACTGCTGCTCAAATATGGTGCTACGGCTACTAATAATCAGCCTCCTAAAGAGTGGGCACCCACCAGCAAACGCTGGGGAGAGCAACTATGGTGTCTTCACAGTATAAATTCCCCTCAGATTGGAAAACTCAACATCATATTTGATGAGTATTACCGCATTGAGAGCACCTCTGAAGGAGGCATCTACCTGGGATTCCATGCGGGGAAAGAGGTGGCTGTGAAGAGATTCCTTCTTGGCAGTGATAAGGCTGAACGAGAATCCATGTGTCTCAGTCACTGCCACAGCAACAGACATATGGTAAAACTTTTTGGGACTGAGACTCATGGCAACTGCCAGCTCTTCTGCCTCTCTCTTTGTGAGAGCAACCTTGAGGATCATCTGAGCAAATCTGCACAGGCAGTCAATAACCGTGACATCCTCAAGACACTCTTGGAAGCAGTGAGAGATCTGCACTCTTTGGAATTAGGCCACGGGGATCTGCACCCACGTAACATTTTGATAG ATGCGGATGATAAAGTTCTCCTTGCAGATTTTGATAAGAGTAGCAGTTTTGCTGAAGGTCAAAGGGAACTTATAATCAAAGAAGACTTGGAG GCACTCGGAAGGTTGGTCCTATATGTTGTAACAAGGGGTGAGGTCCCTTTTGATAGACCTGATGGAGAGGATGTGGCTGCAAGATGTCCAACAGATTTGCAGGGTCACTTGGAGATTGAAGATCTCATAAGAAGTTTGGTCTCCCCCCATGGAGGAAACTCAGTTCAGTTAGGAGACTTGCTCCACCACCCCTTTTTCTGGACCCATGAGAG CAGGTTTGAGTTTCTTGTGGACGTTGGGAATAATCCAGACATCGAAAAATACAATGCTGGGAGTCAGATTGTGAAAGCTTTGAATTGCAATAAGGCAACAACTGAGAAGCACTTCTACCAGTGGACTAAGAAG ATTGATCAAGCTGTTCTGGAAAACATGAAAAAGAAACGCCACTATAAAGATACTGTCACTGACCTGTTGAGGTTCATCAGAAATGTGGGGGCGCACTATGGTGCAAAACCGCAATG GTTCAAGGAAATAATCCAGAACCCATCACAGTATTTTGTTGACCGGTTTCCAGATCTGACATTTTATGTCTATGAGCATTTGTGCCGTGTGGACAGAG CTTTCCTAAAGAAGGTCCTTCATCACATCCTCAAAGGCTACAATCCCAGCTGA